From a region of the Cutaneotrichosporon cavernicola HIS019 DNA, chromosome: 7a genome:
- a CDS encoding uncharacterized protein (WW domain binding protein 11) — MGKKSSGDPMQAFRKAEKAKQLKKNKAQRKENREKQAVWRDTRDLEGDIAHLKTRELDDEGKQRLATLENEFKYVNKLKEKYLAEHPEARDKVYHTRERPREQSTSRPEPTAHLYNPDGTLRDPKRSIYYDATYNPFGVPPPGMPYAERPPSEVESSDDDDDDDDDDSDSDIVMPEGPRPDDDSDDSDDSDDSDDIPLPAGPPPPRPAVRPFRPPFRPPMRPMRPPAAGWGHLMPGAQQPGAPPVRPPPISVRPSSLPPRPPSLPAKPGTVPAVVSAPAAGPAPGPAAATISAGPQLRDFRKETTVFVPRAARKRAGPGGVTVNATPGAGVVDADGDQVRVRAAPRSRLMDKLGRVLGDEGKKDETEEEYERFLEGL; from the exons ATGGGCAAGAAGAGCTCCGGCGACCCCATGCAGGCCTTCC GCAaggcggagaaggccaagCAGCTGAAGAAGAACAAGGCGCAGCGCAAAGAGAACCGCGAGAAGCAGGCTGTCTGGCGTGACACGCGCG accTCGAGGGTGACATTGCGCACCTCAAAACCCGTGAGCTCGATGACGAGGGAAAGCAGCGCCTCGCGACCCTCGAAAACGAGTTCAAGTACGtcaacaagctcaaggaAAAGTATCTTGCAGAACACCCCGAGGCTCGCGACAAGGTATACCATACGCGAGAGCGGCCGCGGGAACAGAGCACGTCGAGACCAGAACCAACCGCACACCTGTACAACCCGGATGGGACACTACGTGATCCCAAGCGCAGCATCTACTACGATGCGACGTACAACCCCTTCGGCGTACCGCCACCAGGCATGCCGTATGCCGAGAGAC CGCCATCCGAGGTAGAGAGtagcgacgacgacgacgacgacgacgacgatgatTCGGACAGCGACATCGTCATGCCAGAGGGTCCGCGgccagacgacgacagcgatgACAGCGAtgacagcgacgacagcgacgacatACCCCTCCCAGCcgggccgccgccacctAGACCCGCCGTCCGTCCCTTCCGACCCCCGTTCCGTCCCCCAATGCGGCCGATGCGCCCGCCAGCCGCAGGCTGGGGCCACCTCATGCCCGGAGCACAGCAGCCAGGCGCTCCACCTgtccgccctcctcccatctccgtccgcccctcctcccttcccccacgtcccccctctctccccgCTAAGCCTGGCACAGTTCCAGCAGTCGTATCTGCACCAGCCGCCGGGCCGGCTCCGGGgcccgcggccgcgacgaTCAGCGCCGGCCCCCAACTTCGCGACTTCCGCAAGGAGACGACGGTATTCGTGCCCCGCGCAGCTAGGAAGCGCGCAGGGCCGGGCGGCGTCACCGTCAACGCTACGCCTGGGGCGGGCGTGGTCGACGCTGACGGGGACCAGGTGCGTGTGCGTGCTGCCCCTAGGTCACGTCTCATGGATAAACTGGGGCGTGTgctgggcgacgagggtaagaaggacgagacggaggaggagtaTGAGCGCTTCCTTGAGGGATTGTAG